A genomic segment from Lentimicrobium sp. L6 encodes:
- a CDS encoding pyridoxal phosphate-dependent aminotransferase, whose protein sequence is MPGISNKGKLMPESPIRKLVPYAEAAKKRGVKVYHLNIGQPDIKTPEVALDAIRNYDEKVVAYSHSAGHQQYREKLAAYYKKNNIGVDADDIIVTAGASEAILFAIQSIMDEGDEIIIPEPFYANYNGFATNAGVKVKPIFSDIKDGFSLPPISEFEKAVTDKTKAIMVCNPNNPTGYLYSKDELEVLKQIALKYDLYLIADEVYREFVYDGEEHFSVMNLEGLDQHSILIDSVSKRYSACGFRIGCMISKNKEVMATAMKFAQARLSPPSFGQVASEAALETPMSYFEEVIEEYLLRRNVVVESLNKMDGVYCPNPKGAFYVVAKLPIDNSDRFCQWMLEDFAYENQTVMLAPASGFYSTEGLGKDEIRISYVLNTDDLKSSMIVLEEALKVYPGRV, encoded by the coding sequence ATGCCAGGAATATCAAACAAAGGAAAATTGATGCCGGAGTCTCCCATCCGTAAATTAGTACCTTATGCTGAAGCAGCAAAAAAAAGAGGTGTAAAGGTTTATCATTTAAATATAGGACAACCTGATATTAAGACACCCGAAGTGGCTTTGGATGCCATTAGAAATTATGATGAAAAAGTGGTTGCTTATAGCCATTCTGCTGGTCATCAGCAATATCGCGAAAAATTAGCCGCTTATTATAAAAAGAATAATATTGGTGTAGATGCAGATGATATTATTGTTACTGCAGGAGCTTCAGAGGCTATTTTATTTGCTATTCAAAGTATTATGGACGAAGGTGATGAAATTATTATCCCAGAGCCTTTCTATGCCAATTATAATGGTTTTGCCACTAATGCTGGTGTAAAAGTAAAACCTATTTTTAGTGATATTAAAGATGGTTTCTCTCTTCCTCCAATTAGTGAGTTTGAGAAAGCGGTAACAGATAAAACTAAAGCCATCATGGTTTGTAATCCTAATAACCCAACTGGTTATTTATACAGCAAAGATGAGCTTGAAGTATTGAAGCAAATTGCTTTAAAATATGATCTTTATTTAATCGCCGATGAAGTCTATCGTGAGTTTGTTTACGATGGAGAAGAGCATTTTTCTGTGATGAATTTAGAAGGTTTAGATCAGCATAGTATCTTGATTGATTCTGTATCGAAAAGATATTCAGCTTGTGGTTTTCGTATTGGTTGTATGATTAGTAAGAACAAAGAAGTCATGGCAACGGCTATGAAGTTTGCTCAAGCGCGTTTGAGTCCTCCAAGTTTTGGTCAGGTAGCTAGCGAGGCTGCTTTAGAAACACCAATGTCTTATTTTGAGGAGGTTATTGAAGAATATCTTCTCAGACGTAATGTGGTTGTGGAGTCTTTGAATAAAATGGATGGCGTTTATTGTCCTAATCCTAAAGGAGCATTTTATGTGGTAGCTAAACTTCCTATTGATAATTCTGATAGATTCTGCCAATGGATGTTAGAGGATTTTGCTTATGAAAACCAAACTGTAATGCTTGCCCCTGCCAGTGGATTTTATAGTACTGAAGGATTGGGGAAAGACGAAATCAGAATCTCTTATGTCCTAAATACAGATGACCTCAAAAGTAGTATGATAGTATTAGAAGAAGCTTTAAAGGTATATCCTGGAAGAGTATAA
- a CDS encoding LVIVD repeat-containing protein produces the protein MKNMFIIFVLAIAIMASCTKDSSTSSESGVPTGGDTQGQGGSMAKFSISGDHLFLINEYSLKVYDLTNTAEPQFLSQLNVDFGIETVFTLEEYLFIGSINGMYIYDISNPANIKYLSFYQHITSCDPVVANDTLAFVTLNSTSSCNWQSGVNRLDVLDIKNKEYPKLLSSQVLSGPKGLGLYQNYVFVCNSGDGVEIYDYTNPYSLVWAGGISGIDAYDVIIREDRMFLVGQDGLFQYDISDVHDIDLISNILFQ, from the coding sequence ATGAAAAATATGTTTATCATTTTTGTATTGGCTATAGCCATAATGGCTTCTTGTACTAAGGATTCTTCCACTTCTAGCGAGTCGGGTGTTCCAACGGGGGGTGATACTCAAGGACAAGGCGGAAGCATGGCCAAGTTTAGTATTTCTGGCGACCATTTGTTTTTAATCAATGAGTATTCTTTAAAAGTATATGATCTTACCAATACAGCTGAACCCCAATTTTTAAGTCAGTTGAATGTGGACTTCGGAATAGAAACCGTTTTTACTTTAGAAGAGTACCTTTTTATTGGCTCCATCAATGGAATGTATATTTATGACATCAGTAATCCTGCAAATATCAAATACCTTTCTTTCTACCAACATATCACCAGTTGCGATCCTGTTGTGGCTAATGATACTTTGGCTTTTGTGACCTTAAACAGTACCAGTTCTTGTAATTGGCAATCAGGAGTTAATAGATTAGATGTTTTGGATATTAAGAATAAAGAATACCCTAAGCTATTAAGTTCTCAGGTTTTGAGCGGCCCCAAAGGGCTTGGCTTATACCAAAACTATGTTTTTGTTTGTAATAGTGGAGATGGAGTTGAAATCTATGATTATACCAATCCATATTCTTTAGTTTGGGCTGGAGGTATCAGTGGTATTGATGCTTATGATGTGATTATTAGAGAAGACAGAATGTTCTTGGTAGGGCAAGATGGGCTATTCCAATATGATATCAGTGATGTACATGATATTGATTTGATTAGCAATATACTATTTCAATAA
- a CDS encoding PQQ-binding-like beta-propeller repeat protein gives MKKLYLFSLILLPFILLAQKSTNEWTVVATYEIPGKAGGITYDGEFLYSGLYSSDGDDSRIFKIDPADGSYELQCIAPIEEALGLSFDGTHFWSTDRQGSYDPALAVEFDMDGNFISNFELPATYISGIESMEDGSFWVNAYYDPNGTAFHVDDEGNELGQFSTPNDQPWAICQMGDDFWIADYDADMLYLVDDAGQVIESHESVGIKPTGVVFDGTYLWYVTGPSQANSTLYKINLSGGGNPVLDIQAQNINLGDQLVDSNTTFELEFTNTGGSEGIFTLGDLTGMGGNIIELTGLPETLSLAPSSSETISISVDFIEAGIIDLIQEFTTNDPVNQEIEIHIFGQSTYDGPLIAYDDENLAFDDVRKFASTRRYIKVMNTGNENLVIDEIYFNNAAFYIDEYITTPIAIPSLDTLDIGVWFFPQTEGDFSTELFISTNTSGNPPIIEFSANAINTDNGIGSLLWSHQITDGYDQSPKAMLGIEDVSGDNVGDVIVCAENNQVICLNGNSSGTADVLWTTEIYSGNVYQQNGIDYLDDIDEDGYDDFIIGTAGGDRAINCISAKTGEILWKFQTNVIGDGGWVYQVYGQKDVNGDGINDALAAVGDDANDVGPKCIFLIDGNTGEQIWRCALNGPGFGVIAVEDFTGDGQVDVIGGGSNNAETQGKVFGIDGSNGQIEWDFNVNGTSVWALAPLGDLNNDNVPDIMAGDFSGQYYFLDATNGNEIENGSIGNNLILRLLNLGDISEDGFDDILIASSSTNTYLIDGYTADAVWSANLDDKSWNVAVANDLNEDGFNDVMVGSLFSNNYSYFLDGATGDEMSKKAAASPIDALCSTDDACRDYTIEMVVGDRDGLVSCYSGGIDGTVSIPENDNLISEESNSFSISPNPIINDIQINTTWNSEERVDLVLVETASGKSWSLGSQEISQGDNEFNISISSSLKSQLSSGLYFIKLKGKDMKKAEKMIYLKK, from the coding sequence ATGAAAAAACTATACTTATTTAGCCTTATCTTACTACCATTCATCTTATTAGCTCAAAAGAGCACCAATGAATGGACCGTAGTTGCTACCTACGAAATCCCAGGAAAAGCTGGAGGAATCACCTATGATGGTGAATTTTTATACAGCGGATTATATAGTTCTGATGGCGATGACAGCAGGATATTCAAAATCGATCCTGCAGATGGAAGCTACGAGCTACAATGTATTGCTCCCATCGAAGAAGCTTTGGGATTAAGTTTTGATGGAACTCATTTCTGGTCAACAGACCGACAAGGTAGCTATGATCCTGCCTTAGCCGTTGAATTTGATATGGATGGAAACTTCATCAGCAATTTTGAATTGCCAGCCACCTATATTTCGGGAATAGAAAGTATGGAGGATGGCAGCTTTTGGGTGAATGCCTATTACGATCCCAATGGCACTGCTTTTCATGTAGATGATGAAGGAAACGAATTAGGGCAGTTTTCCACACCAAACGACCAACCTTGGGCCATTTGTCAAATGGGTGATGATTTTTGGATTGCAGATTACGATGCTGATATGCTTTATTTAGTAGACGATGCTGGACAAGTGATAGAAAGCCACGAAAGCGTTGGAATTAAGCCCACTGGAGTGGTTTTTGATGGAACATACCTTTGGTATGTCACAGGCCCATCTCAAGCTAACTCTACCCTTTATAAGATAAATCTAAGCGGAGGTGGGAATCCTGTTCTCGACATACAAGCACAGAATATTAATTTGGGAGACCAACTCGTTGACTCCAATACTACATTTGAACTCGAATTTACTAATACTGGCGGAAGTGAAGGTATTTTCACTTTAGGTGATTTGACTGGAATGGGTGGGAATATTATAGAACTAACTGGCTTGCCAGAAACATTAAGTTTAGCACCCTCCTCAAGTGAAACTATTAGTATTTCAGTGGATTTTATTGAAGCTGGAATTATTGATTTGATTCAAGAATTCACGACTAACGATCCCGTAAATCAGGAAATTGAAATTCATATTTTCGGACAATCCACTTACGATGGTCCATTAATAGCTTATGATGATGAAAACTTAGCATTTGATGATGTCAGAAAATTTGCCAGCACCCGTCGCTATATTAAAGTGATGAATACTGGAAATGAAAACCTTGTCATTGACGAAATCTATTTTAATAATGCGGCCTTTTATATAGATGAATACATAACTACGCCTATAGCTATTCCTTCTCTGGATACTTTAGACATTGGAGTTTGGTTTTTCCCTCAAACTGAAGGTGATTTTAGTACCGAATTGTTTATCTCAACAAATACATCTGGGAACCCACCTATCATTGAATTTAGCGCCAATGCTATAAATACTGACAATGGAATAGGAAGCCTTTTATGGAGTCATCAAATAACGGATGGCTACGATCAAAGTCCAAAAGCCATGCTAGGTATAGAGGATGTTTCAGGTGATAATGTTGGCGATGTGATTGTTTGTGCAGAAAATAATCAAGTGATCTGTCTCAATGGAAATAGCTCTGGAACAGCGGATGTATTATGGACTACAGAAATCTATTCGGGAAACGTATATCAGCAAAATGGAATCGATTATTTGGATGATATTGATGAGGATGGTTATGATGATTTTATTATTGGTACTGCTGGTGGAGATAGAGCTATTAATTGTATCTCGGCTAAAACGGGTGAAATCTTATGGAAATTCCAAACCAATGTGATTGGTGATGGTGGTTGGGTTTATCAAGTCTACGGTCAAAAAGATGTAAATGGAGACGGTATAAACGATGCCTTAGCTGCAGTTGGTGATGATGCCAACGATGTGGGCCCAAAATGTATTTTCTTGATAGATGGAAACACAGGTGAGCAAATTTGGAGGTGTGCTTTAAATGGCCCTGGCTTTGGTGTGATTGCCGTTGAAGATTTTACTGGTGATGGTCAAGTTGATGTGATTGGTGGCGGAAGTAATAATGCAGAAACCCAAGGAAAAGTATTTGGAATTGATGGCAGCAATGGACAAATAGAATGGGATTTTAATGTAAATGGAACCTCTGTTTGGGCTTTAGCTCCATTAGGAGATTTGAATAATGATAATGTTCCTGATATCATGGCTGGTGATTTTAGCGGACAGTATTATTTCCTTGATGCCACCAATGGTAATGAAATAGAAAATGGTAGCATAGGCAATAATCTCATCCTTCGACTTTTAAACCTTGGAGATATTTCTGAGGATGGCTTCGATGATATATTAATTGCCAGCTCATCAACCAACACCTATCTTATTGATGGATATACTGCTGATGCTGTTTGGTCAGCCAATTTAGATGACAAGTCGTGGAATGTAGCTGTGGCTAATGATTTAAATGAAGATGGATTTAACGATGTGATGGTGGGTTCTTTGTTTAGCAATAATTACTCCTATTTCTTAGATGGTGCCACTGGTGATGAGATGAGTAAAAAAGCTGCCGCCTCTCCTATTGATGCCTTATGCAGCACCGATGACGCTTGTAGAGATTACACCATAGAAATGGTAGTAGGAGATAGAGATGGTTTGGTGAGCTGCTATAGCGGTGGAATTGACGGAACGGTGTCTATTCCAGAAAATGACAATCTGATTTCTGAGGAGTCTAATTCA
- a CDS encoding DUF1573 domain-containing protein, translated as MKKFLLSFALIMTFGLGAMAQNAAEVTENPNAPVITFDITDHDYGTIYQNADGNCVFVYTNDGKEPLILSRVKSSCGCTIPKWSRQPLMPGQSDTIKVKYDTKRLGSFHKSITITSNAKTPTVVLKIKGKVLAQPDTAMPTKNVDKDMSPVNK; from the coding sequence ATGAAAAAGTTTCTATTATCCTTTGCACTAATCATGACTTTTGGACTAGGAGCCATGGCACAAAATGCTGCTGAGGTTACTGAGAACCCAAATGCACCAGTTATCACTTTTGATATTACTGATCATGATTATGGTACGATTTACCAGAATGCAGATGGGAATTGTGTATTTGTTTATACAAATGATGGAAAAGAACCTTTGATTTTATCTCGTGTAAAATCTTCATGTGGATGTACCATTCCTAAATGGTCTCGTCAGCCTCTAATGCCAGGTCAGTCGGATACTATTAAGGTGAAATATGATACTAAGCGATTAGGGTCTTTCCACAAATCAATTACTATTACTTCTAATGCTAAAACTCCAACTGTAGTTTTGAAAATTAAAGGTAAAGTATTAGCGCAGCCAGATACAGCTATGCCGACTAAAAATGTTGACAAGGATATGTCTCCTGTAAATAAATAA